In Anaerolineales bacterium, one DNA window encodes the following:
- a CDS encoding FAD-linked oxidase C-terminal domain-containing protein, with the protein MNPDFLNELKKRFTGDLRLDSASKVLYATDASIYQIEPLGVAIPKTQEDLHAAVELAAKYKIPILPRGSGSSLAGQAIGEALILDCSRWLDSIVEINPEEHYAVVEPGVILSNLNRAAAKHGLTFGPDPASAERATMGGVIGNNATGAHSILYGMSADHLLEADVILGDGSLAVFGEWKMENGNERLTMIHETIHRIRENYAQAIKRNYPRSWRNSAGYRINYLLPWSPSMPPQWIGENYPANLAPFDAAQGKPDSWNLAPLLAGSEGTLAVSRRMKVNLVPRLKQTMLGVLSYDSIAEACDDVPRLLEFNPSAVELIPQMILHLARSIPAYARQMGWVAGDPAAVLVVEFSGSEPQKLKEQVRGLDEISTTSRLLTIAEFPEEQARIWNIRKVGLGILDSRPQSARPLAFIEDCAIPVEKLGDFVREVERILDAHGTYGGMYAHASAGCLHIRPVLDVQRSEGVRAMRSISGQVFALTMSLGGSMSSEHGDGLARGEYIERTYGNEVSGAMRLLKRAADPHNILNPKKMFDAPPMDTHLRYDPHFKPQVWKPVLHFEHERGLAGAIESCNGQGVCRKSTGVMCPSFQATREEGLSTRGRANLLRGLMTSNELEPAVFQTLDLCLACKGCTSECPSGVDMPKLKYEFMNEYFKTHRRPLRDYLFGYFHIVAKWLSPIAPLANWFMRMGWSRTLIARTLGLAEQRPFPRFAGSRLKPDLQTGHSKSVIFLSDVFSHYIESEVEEAAVFILNKLGYEVMILPVIGAGASLLSKGFIPAAQRHAENVLGEIKRLGGEAGIPVVGCEPPEVYCLKHEYKSLLPGRREEIQSIAQRVWLLDEFVLRVARSGLDIPKASNVAQKLTFHPHCHQRAEGPADDGLPSGVSATVEMLKVFGFDVEVIDAGCCGMAGTFGYDAEHYELSMRVGELGVFPKIREQGIVNSGLVSSGAACRLQIQHGAGVEARHPLLVVRDVMRKGNATLKI; encoded by the coding sequence ATGAATCCTGATTTTCTAAATGAACTAAAAAAACGCTTCACTGGCGATCTTCGGCTTGACTCTGCTTCAAAAGTTCTATACGCCACGGATGCTTCGATCTACCAGATCGAGCCGCTGGGAGTTGCCATCCCCAAAACGCAAGAGGACTTACACGCTGCGGTTGAACTTGCCGCCAAATACAAGATCCCGATTCTCCCACGCGGGTCGGGATCATCGCTTGCGGGGCAAGCCATCGGCGAAGCGTTGATCCTGGATTGCTCGCGATGGCTTGATTCCATCGTCGAAATTAATCCCGAAGAACATTACGCGGTTGTAGAGCCTGGCGTGATTCTTTCGAATTTGAACCGCGCCGCCGCCAAGCATGGACTGACCTTCGGTCCCGACCCAGCTTCCGCGGAACGTGCCACAATGGGCGGTGTGATCGGCAACAATGCCACAGGCGCGCACTCGATCCTCTATGGCATGTCCGCGGATCATTTGCTCGAAGCGGATGTGATTCTTGGAGATGGGAGTCTGGCGGTATTTGGTGAATGGAAAATGGAAAATGGTAATGAACGCTTGACCATGATCCATGAAACCATTCACCGAATTCGCGAAAACTACGCCCAAGCCATCAAACGGAACTACCCCAGATCCTGGCGCAACTCGGCGGGGTATCGCATCAATTATCTTTTGCCGTGGAGTCCCTCCATGCCGCCGCAGTGGATTGGAGAGAATTACCCGGCCAACCTGGCACCCTTCGACGCTGCTCAGGGCAAGCCTGATAGCTGGAACCTGGCACCCCTGCTTGCAGGCAGTGAAGGCACGCTGGCTGTCAGCCGCCGCATGAAAGTGAATCTCGTTCCCAGGCTGAAGCAGACTATGTTGGGCGTGCTTTCCTACGACTCCATCGCTGAAGCCTGCGATGATGTGCCACGTTTGCTGGAGTTCAACCCCAGTGCAGTGGAGTTGATCCCGCAGATGATTCTGCACCTGGCGCGCAGTATCCCCGCGTATGCGCGTCAGATGGGCTGGGTGGCCGGGGATCCCGCCGCGGTGTTGGTGGTCGAATTCAGCGGGAGCGAACCGCAGAAATTGAAGGAACAAGTACGTGGTCTCGACGAAATCTCGACCACCAGTAGATTATTGACCATTGCAGAATTCCCCGAAGAGCAGGCCCGCATTTGGAACATCCGCAAGGTGGGATTGGGAATTTTGGATTCGCGTCCGCAGTCTGCGCGGCCGCTGGCGTTCATCGAAGATTGCGCGATTCCTGTTGAGAAGCTGGGCGATTTCGTCCGTGAAGTGGAGCGGATTTTGGATGCGCACGGCACCTATGGCGGGATGTACGCGCACGCGTCGGCGGGCTGTTTGCACATCCGCCCTGTGTTGGACGTACAGCGCAGTGAAGGTGTGCGCGCCATGCGGAGTATCAGCGGGCAGGTCTTTGCGCTGACCATGAGTCTGGGCGGCTCGATGAGCAGCGAGCACGGTGACGGTTTGGCGCGCGGCGAATACATTGAGCGCACGTATGGAAATGAAGTGTCCGGAGCCATGCGTCTTCTGAAACGTGCCGCCGACCCGCATAACATTTTGAACCCGAAAAAGATGTTCGATGCCCCACCGATGGACACGCATTTGCGCTATGATCCACATTTCAAACCGCAAGTTTGGAAGCCAGTTTTACATTTTGAGCACGAACGCGGACTTGCCGGTGCGATCGAGTCCTGCAATGGACAGGGTGTTTGCAGGAAATCCACAGGTGTGATGTGTCCGTCCTTTCAGGCAACGCGGGAGGAAGGATTGAGTACACGGGGGCGGGCGAATTTACTTCGTGGCTTGATGACATCGAATGAACTTGAACCCGCTGTATTTCAAACGCTCGATCTCTGCCTCGCCTGCAAAGGCTGCACGTCGGAATGTCCGAGCGGCGTGGATATGCCGAAGTTGAAATATGAATTCATGAATGAGTATTTCAAAACGCATCGCCGTCCGCTGCGCGATTATCTGTTCGGATATTTTCACATCGTGGCGAAGTGGCTGAGTCCCATTGCCCCGCTGGCGAATTGGTTTATGCGGATGGGTTGGTCGCGGACGTTGATCGCGCGGACTTTGGGACTCGCGGAACAAAGACCGTTTCCCCGATTTGCGGGATCGCGCCTCAAGCCCGACCTGCAAACTGGTCACTCAAAATCGGTCATTTTTCTCTCGGACGTTTTTTCTCATTACATCGAATCCGAAGTGGAAGAAGCCGCCGTTTTCATCTTGAACAAACTCGGTTATGAAGTGATGATCCTGCCCGTGATCGGGGCGGGGGCGTCATTGCTCTCGAAGGGATTCATCCCAGCCGCGCAGCGGCATGCGGAAAACGTGTTGGGCGAAATAAAAAGATTGGGTGGCGAAGCCGGCATCCCCGTAGTCGGATGCGAACCGCCCGAGGTGTATTGCCTCAAGCACGAGTACAAATCCCTGCTGCCGGGTCGCCGCGAAGAAATCCAATCCATCGCACAGCGGGTTTGGTTATTGGACGAATTTGTCTTGCGTGTAGCCAGATCAGGTTTAGATATTCCAAAAGCAAGTAATGTTGCCCAAAAACTGACCTTCCATCCGCACTGCCACCAACGCGCAGAGGGACCTGCGGACGACGGCTTGCCTTCCGGCGTTTCCGCCACCGTTGAAATGCTCAAAGTATTCGGCTTCGATGTGGAGGTGATCGATGCCGGTTGCTGCGGCATGGCCGGCACGTTCGGATACGACGCCGAACATTACGAGCTTTCGATGCGGGTGGGGGAGCTGGGCGTGTTTCCGAAAATAAGAGAGCAGGGAATAGTGAATAGTGGATTGGTATCCAGCGGCGCGGCGTGCCGGTTGCAGATTCAACATGGCGCGGGAGTCGAGGCGCGGCATCCGCTGCTGGTGGTGAGGGACGTGATGCGAAAGGGCAATGCAACTCTTAAAATATAA
- the gpmA gene encoding 2,3-diphosphoglycerate-dependent phosphoglycerate mutase has protein sequence MYKLVLVRHGQSTWNLENRFTGWTDVDLTDLGRVEAAEAGKLLKDGGYDFDIAYTSVLKRAIKTLNIIQDGMDRDWLPVVRAWQLNERHYGALQGLNKAETAKEYGDEQVKIWRRSYDVPPPALELTDERHPKFDRRYASLTPEQLPATESLKITLERVLPYWHSTLAPDIKSGRRIMIVAHGNSIRALVKFLDDMSEADIVELNIPTGLPLVYELDKNLKPIRKYYLGDPEEAAKKAAAVANQAKVK, from the coding sequence ATGTATAAACTCGTTCTCGTCCGACATGGACAAAGCACATGGAATCTCGAAAACCGCTTCACCGGCTGGACGGATGTCGACCTGACCGATCTCGGCAGAGTCGAAGCTGCCGAAGCGGGGAAGCTACTGAAAGATGGTGGATATGATTTTGACATCGCATACACCTCGGTGTTGAAGCGCGCCATCAAAACCCTGAACATCATTCAGGATGGGATGGATCGGGACTGGCTGCCTGTCGTACGTGCCTGGCAGTTGAACGAACGTCATTACGGCGCGTTACAGGGCTTGAACAAAGCCGAGACCGCCAAGGAATACGGCGACGAGCAGGTGAAGATCTGGCGGCGCAGTTATGACGTTCCGCCGCCCGCGCTGGAATTGACCGATGAACGTCATCCCAAATTCGACCGCCGCTACGCTTCGCTGACTCCCGAACAATTGCCGGCCACCGAGTCGCTGAAGATCACGCTGGAGCGGGTTTTGCCATACTGGCATTCCACGCTTGCACCTGATATCAAATCAGGCAGGCGCATAATGATCGTGGCGCATGGCAATTCCATCCGCGCGCTGGTCAAGTTTCTCGATGACATGTCCGAAGCCGATATTGTCGAGTTGAACATCCCAACTGGTTTGCCGCTCGTTTATGAACTGGATAAAAATCTGAAACCGATTCGGAAATATTATCTCGGCGACCCCGAAGAAGCCGCAAAGAAAGCCGCGGCGGTGGCGAATCAGGCAAAGGTGAAGTAA